Within the Solibacillus silvestris genome, the region GGTTTTGTATTGAACACATTGATTAAATGAAATATCCCTTGCCATTTAAACGGCAAGGGTTTTCATATTTAAATATAGAGATCATTACTTAGGTAGAAGAAAAGAAGATACTTGAGACAGGTGTACGATACAACCTTTGCAAATATACATATACATAAAAGCACTCTATACAAATGAGGAAGTCAGAAAATGCCTTGGTGGAACTGTCAATCCGAAAGTCAGATTAATGGGGCAATTCATGCAAACTGCTTAAAATTATAGTGTTACGAAAGGAGCAGTACTATGTTTCCAAAATTAGAAACTAAACGACTCGTGTTAAGAGAAATTCTTCCTTCCGATGCGGAAGATATTTATTCGATTTTTTCAAACGAAGAGGTAACAAAATATTACGGATTGAACACATTTAAAAAAATAGAGCAGGCAGAGAAGTTAATCGAGGCATTTACTATTAATTTTCAATCTGAAAAAGGGATGCGCTGGGGAATTGAAAAGAAGGGCGTTCCGGGTTTAATCGGTACAATTGGCTTTAACTCATGGTCAAAAACGCATCGGCGTGCAGAAGTAGGGTATGAAATTTATCCAGATTTTTGGCGGAATGGTTATGCATCGGAAGCAGTAGCTAAAATCGTTGACCATGGATTCCAGGAGATGGAGTTAATACGAATCGGTGCCATCGTTTTTGTGGAAAATATAGGCTCCAGTCAATTATTGATGAAACAGGGTTTTGAAAAGGAAGGAATTTTAAGAAAGTATATGTACCAAAATAACGAGGCTTTCGATGTAATTATGCTATCGAAGTGTAATCGGCAAAATAATGGAGATGAATAATGGATATTAATCGAAATGAAATTTACTTAAGAAAGTTAAAATTAGAAGATTTTAATGCTGTCGTTGATTGGAGTAGGGATGATCGTTTTTGTGAAGCAAATGGATGGCAGAAAAATAGAGATCATCTGGAATTATTTAAATGGTGGGAACGTTGTGTAACCAATCAACAAAAAGATATGATCCGTCTTGGAATTGAATATAAAAATAGACTTATCGGTTATGCCGATTTAGCAGAATTTAAAAATAATAGTGCAGAAATAGGTATTGCTATTGGAGATAGTACTCTTTGGAATAATGGTATTGGTACTCAGATGATTAAAAAATTGCTGAATTATGCGAATGAACAATTCGGAGTCACTACATTTTACGGAAAAACCTATGAAACAAATCATCGTTCCAGAAAAATGATGGAAAAGGTTGGATTTACTGAAGAAAGCCGTGAAGGAACTGAATTATATATAGGTAAAGAAGTTAAGTTAGTACAATATAAGTTAGAATTGAATGAATAAAGCTCTCTAATACATACATATATCGAAATAAAAAGTGGTACGAATCAACAACTTCGTACCACTTTTTGTGTAATATCTATTTGACCTTCTTATTCGCTCTTGAACCCCAATACGTAGCAAGGATCGGTCCGGAAATATTGTGCCAGAAACTGAAGATTGCACTCGGAACCGCTGATACGGGATCGAAATGTGCCATAGCTAATTGGGCACCTAATCCCGAATTTTGCATCCCAACTTCAATCGAAATCGCTTTTTGATCATCGTATTGCAATTTGAATAATTTCGCTACTAAGAACCCTATTAAGTAACCTAACCCATTATGTAAAATGACAATGGCAAAAATGATTAATCCTGTTTCTAAAATTTTATCCCGGCTTCCGCTTACTACGGCTGCAACGATCATGACAATCGCAATAACGGATACAGTTGGAAGTATATCGATGCTTTTCTCCACAATTGGTCTAAATAAGAACTGAGCAACGATTCCTAAAACAATTGGAATTAATACAACTTTGATTACCGACATAAACATGGCCATAAATGAAACCGGTAACCATTCGCTTGCTAATAAATAAATTAGCGCAGGTGTCACAAACGGTGCCAATAATGTCGTACATGATGTAATCGTAACAGATAATGCTGTATTTCCTTTTGCCAGGAAAGTCATAACATTTGATGAAGTACCTCCTGGACAACAACCTACTAAAATAACACCAACTGCAATTTCAGGTGGTAAATTGAAAATTTTTGCTAACGCGAATGCCAATAGCGGCATAACCACAAATTGGGAAACAATCCCGATAATCACGCCTTTCGGATGTTGAAGAATCAATTTAAAATCATCTAGTTTCAATGTCATCCCCATACCAAACATGACAATCCCTAATAATATGGTGATGTAACTACCAATCCAAGTGAAATATTCAGGCAGCCAAATCGCTAAACCAGCTGCAACGAGTACCCAAATCGCAAATGTATTTCCTGCAAACTTTCCTATCTTCTGTAAAACTCCCATGATGATGTACCCTCAGCTTTCTATTGAATTCATGTAATTTTAATATATTGTTTTTATAATTGCAATAAGATTCTGAATATTGTAAACATAAATCGTGAATTGCTTTTCAAATTGTCCTGATAAATTTTGAATATCGTGGGTGTCGTGGCCGACATAAAAAAAGTCGGTTGAAATGGCGGAAGGGAGTTGGCTATGATTAAGTTAACTCGAGGATGAATTACTATAGTAATATTACAGTTTAATTATTTTAGGAGATGAAAATTATGAAAAAATATCTTATCACTGCTGCATTAGCTTTAGGTCTTTTAGTAGTAGGAACAACAACAGCTCAAGTAAAAACACATTGGGGATTCTCTGAAACAGGTACAATTAATGTTACTGCAGAAGCTTGGTTTAATCCGAGTATTAAAGTTCCATCGGGTACTTCATTTGATGGATTAAAAGCTAATAGTTATGTAAAACAAGCTTGGGTACGTATCGTAGAAGGAAGTTATGATTCAGGCCGAGCATACACAGCTGTAGCGCCAGCTTCTAAACCAAACAAAGAATACAGTGTGAAAATTACAAGAGTTAATAATCCATTCGCCGATTTAAAATCTTCTAATGGTTGGTTATATTATTAATTTTAATTAGTTAGTATTTTTACACACGCTCATTCCTCGAATAAAGGGATGAGCGTGTTTTGATTGGAGGGGTTAGATATTTTACTTAAAAAATCATTATATATCATTATTTATTATATAACGGTAGCAGTGTTTAGTTGTTTAGCTTTTTCATCATTAGTAGTATCTTTTGAGAAAACAAATCAGCTTCAGGATGGTTTAGGTATAGAAAGTTTACAAGTAAATATTCAAGAACAAGAAATCGACGAAAATTCAAATTCGAATTTCAAAACTGCGGATCTAATTGAATCCTTGAAGGAGATTAGTAAAAGTCCGTTTGTCATGTATAAGGATACAGGTACTCCTCATGGAAAAGAATTTTATGTCCATAACAGCAAATTACCATTAGTAAAAGAAACTGCGAAAAATATACCGAATACGGTTTACTTAGATAAATCTTTTGAAAAAAATAGTATAGAAAAGAATAATAACCATTACTTTATCTATAAAAGCATCCCATATAAAGTAGTGGGGATTTACCAACAACAAAGAAAAAATATCAATCAAAACAGTGCGTTCCTAGCTGCCATGGATATTAATGCAAACGGCTTAGGTATGTATTATATCGATGGCGTCCACCTATCTGATATGAATAAAGTTGTGGAGCACCTGGAAAATCGCGAAATTTTTATAGATGCGACGATTATACCTATGAAAAAAACAATGAAAGAAAGAATCACGTTAGTTGCAAAGGATCAGGCTGTAGTATTGATACTGTTAATTGTAACCTTAATTTTAATAGGAATGAATACAATAGGAGTGACAATAAACTGGATTCTTTCTCGCAATGATGAAATATACGTAAGATACCTCGTAGGGGGAACTACAAGAAAAATTAATTGGTGGCTTTTAAAAGAGTATTGGTTAATTTTAATCTTCAGTTTTGTAATTGGGTTTATTTTAGCGATGATGCTATTAAAAATAGGCATTTTTAATTATGTAGTGAGTGAAATCGATCGGTATGGAATTGGGTTAGCGTTTGTATTTTGTTTAATTATAGGGACACTTACAAAAATCATCTCCTTATTGTTGGTTTACAGGGGTAAAAATAAGTTCAGGAAAGGATACTAATCGGATGAATCAATTTATTCTTGCTCTTTCGGATCTTTGGAGAAGAAAAATAAACTCTATATTTCTCTTTATTCAGGTAACATTATTTTTAATATTATTAAATTTTGCAATTATGGCATTACAGGATTTAGAAAACATGAAAGCTGAAGTAAACCGTTTAAATAAAGATGAGCAAATTTATTCTTTAATAGATGTAACCAATCAGGCACAAATTGATCAACTACTAAGTGATGAGAGCAGAATAGAAGATCTTCAAAGCCTGTATACATATATGTTTAACAATACAGCAAACAATGCATTCACTTTATATTCTTCGTACCTTTCGTTTAATGATCACAACTTGCAACAAGTTCCTACTTTAGCTCATCCGGATAGTAGGACATCGAATGTAAGATACCTTTATGTGAATGAATATTTTTTTAAATATTTTGATATGGATTTAGCAGAAGGGCATTACTTTAATCATGAAGATTACACAAGCAATAGTGAAATCATCCCGGTCATATTAGGATATAATTATAAGGATATATTGAATATTAGTGACACTTTTGAAGATATATCAGGTACAACCTATAAAGTGGCGGGTTTTTTGAAGGAGAATATGAATTATATTGATATAATGGCAACTCGGGAATTTATAAACCTCAACAATATGATGCTGATACCTTTAAATGAAAACAAACTGGTTAGTAATACTGATTATGATGCGGTTATTAATCGAGCATATATTATTCCGGAAGCGGAGTCAGTACTAGCTGACATTGTGAATTATGCCGCTGATTTGAATACATATTCTTTTGCGTATAAAAGTATGAATGAGCAAATTGAATATGTCATTATGGACAAAGAAAAATGGATTCAAACCCAACTGTTTTTGACGGTCCTTGTGGCTTTATTTACGATTGTTAGCTTTATAGTGACATTTTTACAGTTTATTGAACAGAATATGTATGAGTTTGGTGTGCACTATCTGAATGGTGCGACCAACAAGGATATTATGATGAGAATTGTTTTTCAGGTAGTCCCTTTTATTGTAGTAGGGGATATCGTATCATTAACTTTCTCAGGATTTAATCACTCTGGTTGGTTAACAATTCTAGCCAGCATTTTATTACTGATCATTGTTTGTATTATTCCGGTATTAAAAATATACCGACTGGAAGTAACATCAATATTAAGGTGGGGAGTAAGATGACTTTAATCACATTAACCAATATAAAAAAAGATTTTGGTAGAAGCGAGTCGCTGACACATGCTTTAAAGGATATAAACTTTAAAGTGAAGGAAGGGGAAATGATTGCGATAACCGGAACATCGGGATCAGGTAAAACGACCTTATTAAATATTATCGGGTGTTTGGACCAACCATCCCTGGGAGATTATCAGTTATTAGGACAACAAATAAGCCAAAAAACCGGAAAAGAGAGGGCTGTATTAAGGAATAAATTTTTCGGATTTGTCATGCAGGATTTTGCATTAGTTGATTATTATACAGTGTTACAAAATATTAAATTACCGTTATTATATACTACGGATAAAAAAATAAAACAAACTCGCATCAATAGGATTTTGCCATTGCTAGAAAGTTTAGGAATTGAGGATAAGGCAAACGTTAAAGCAGGATTGCTCTCTGGAGGACAAAAACAGCGTGTAGCAATAGCGAGGGCATTAATTAACGATCCGAAAGTAATTTTAGCGGATGAACCAACAGGTGCTTTGGATCAGAAAACATCATTGGAAATTATACAATTATTAAAAGAATTAAATCGAAAAGGAAAAACGATCATTATCATTACGCAT harbors:
- a CDS encoding acetyltransferase, whose amino-acid sequence is MFPKLETKRLVLREILPSDAEDIYSIFSNEEVTKYYGLNTFKKIEQAEKLIEAFTINFQSEKGMRWGIEKKGVPGLIGTIGFNSWSKTHRRAEVGYEIYPDFWRNGYASEAVAKIVDHGFQEMELIRIGAIVFVENIGSSQLLMKQGFEKEGILRKYMYQNNEAFDVIMLSKCNRQNNGDE
- a CDS encoding GCN5 family acetyltransferase, with translation MDINRNEIYLRKLKLEDFNAVVDWSRDDRFCEANGWQKNRDHLELFKWWERCVTNQQKDMIRLGIEYKNRLIGYADLAEFKNNSAEIGIAIGDSTLWNNGIGTQMIKKLLNYANEQFGVTTFYGKTYETNHRSRKMMEKVGFTEESREGTELYIGKEVKLVQYKLELNE
- a CDS encoding sodium transporter, which encodes MGVLQKIGKFAGNTFAIWVLVAAGLAIWLPEYFTWIGSYITILLGIVMFGMGMTLKLDDFKLILQHPKGVIIGIVSQFVVMPLLAFALAKIFNLPPEIAVGVILVGCCPGGTSSNVMTFLAKGNTALSVTITSCTTLLAPFVTPALIYLLASEWLPVSFMAMFMSVIKVVLIPIVLGIVAQFLFRPIVEKSIDILPTVSVIAIVMIVAAVVSGSRDKILETGLIIFAIVILHNGLGYLIGFLVAKLFKLQYDDQKAISIEVGMQNSGLGAQLAMAHFDPVSAVPSAIFSFWHNISGPILATYWGSRANKKVK
- a CDS encoding peptide ABC transporter ATP-binding protein; the protein is MTLITLTNIKKDFGRSESLTHALKDINFKVKEGEMIAITGTSGSGKTTLLNIIGCLDQPSLGDYQLLGQQISQKTGKERAVLRNKFFGFVMQDFALVDYYTVLQNIKLPLLYTTDKKIKQTRINRILPLLESLGIEDKANVKAGLLSGGQKQRVAIARALINDPKVILADEPTGALDQKTSLEIIQLLKELNRKGKTIIIITHDPAIAAHCSRIIELQDGIITNDIINT